Below is a genomic region from Bradyrhizobium sp. 1(2017).
AACGACGTCATCGGCATGGCCTATCGCAGTCACGGCTCGAAGATCGTGTTCGACTTCGACGATCCCATGGGCGAGTCCACCTGCGTTGCCTGCGGCGAATGCGTGCAGGCCTGCCCGACCGGCGCTCTGATGCCGGCGGTGATGCTCGACGAGGCGCAGACCCGCGTCACCTATGCCGACAAGAAGGTGGATTCGCTGTGCCCGTTCTGCGGCGTCGGCTGCCAGGTGACCTACGAGGTCAAGGACGAGAAGGTGATCTATGCCGAGGGCCGCGACGGCCCCGCCAATCACAACCGTCTCTGCGTCAAGGGCCGCTTCGGCTTCGACTACATCCACCATCCGCATCGACTGACCAAGCCGCTGGTGCGGCTGCCGAACGCGAAGAAGGATGCCAACGACCAGGTCGATCCGGCCAATCCCTTCACCCATTTCCGCGAAGCGAGCTGGGAAGAAGCGCTCGACATCGCCGCCAGGGGCCTCGTCAAGATCCGCGACGAGAAGGGCGTCAAGGCGCTGGCGGGCTTCGGCTCGGCCAAAGGCTCGAACGAAGAGGCCTATCTGTTCCAGAAGCTGGTGCGCACCGGTTTCGGTTCGAACAATGTCGACCATTGCACGCGACTGTGCCACGCCTCCTCGGTCGCGGCCCTGTTCGAAGGCCTGAGCTCGGGCGCGGTGTCGGCACCGTTCGCCGCCGCGATGGACGCCGAGGTCATCATCGTGATCGGCGCCAATCCGACCGTGAACCATCCGGTCGCCGCCACCTTCATCAAGAACGCGGTCAAGCAGAACGGCGCCAAACTGTTCGTGATGGATCCGCGCCGCCAGACGCTGTCGCGCCATGCGACCAAGCATCTGCAGTTCAAGCCGGGCTCCGACGTCGCGATGCTGAACGCGATGATCAACACGATCATCACCGAGGGCCTGACCGACGACCAGTACATCGCCGGCTACACCGAGGGCTTCGACGACCTCAAGGAGAAGATCAAGGAGTTCACGCCGGAGAAGATGGAGCCGATCTGCGGCATCCCGGCGCAGACACTGCGCGAGGTCGCGCGGACCTATGCGCGCGCGAAATCGTCGATCATCTTCTGGGGCATGGGCATCAGCCAGCACGTCCACGGCACCGACAACGCGCGCTGCCTGATCGCGCTCGCGCTGATCACCGGCCAGGTCGGTCGTCCCGGCACCGGCCTGCATCCGCTGCGCGGCCAGAACAACGTGCAGGGCGCCTCCGACGCCGGGCTGATCCCGATGTTCCTGCCGGACTATCAGCCGGTCAGCCGCGACGATCTGCGCGGCAGCTTCGAAAAGCTCTGGCAGCAGGATCTCGATCCCGTCCGCGGCCTGACCGTGGTCGAGATCATGAACGCGATCCATGCCGGCCAGATCACGGGCATGTATATCGAGGGTGAGAACCCCGCGATGTCCGATCCCGATCTGCAGCATGCGCGTCACGCGCTGGCGATGCTCGATCATCTCGTGGTGCAGGATCTCTTCGTCACCGAGACCGCCTTCCACGCCGACGTGATCCTGCCGGCCTCGGCGTTCGCCGAGAAGGACGGCTCCTTCACCAACACCGATCGCCGCGTGCAGCTGGCGCGCCAGGTGATCAAGCCGCCCGGCGATGCGCGGCAGGATCTCTGGATCATCCAGGAGATCGGCAAGCGCATGGGCCTGCCCTGGAATTACGCCGGCCCCGGCGACGTCTTCACCGAGATGGCAGAGCTGATGCCGTCGCTGAAGAACATCACCTGGGAGCGGCTGGTGCGCGAAGGCGCGGTCACCTATCCCGTCGACGACCCGAACAAGCCCGGCAACGAGATCATCTTCACCACGGGCTTCCCGACCGCGAGCGGCCGCGGCAAGATCGTGCCGGCCAAGGTCATCCCGCCGGACGAGATTCCCGACGACGAATATCCGATGGTGCTGTCCACCGGGCGCGTGCTGGAGCACTGGCACACCGGCTCGATGACCCGCCGCGCCCAGGTGCTCGACCAGATCGAGCCCGAGGCGGTCGCGTTCATGTCGCCGAAGGACATGCGCAAGAAGAAGCTCACGCCCGGCGATTTCATCCGTCTGGAGACCCGCCGCGGCGCCGTCGAGGTCAAGGTGCGCTCCGACCGCGACGTGCCGGAGAACATGGTGTTCATGCCGTTCTGCTACGCGGAAGCGGCGGCGAACCTGCTGACCAATCCGGCGCTGGACCCGTTCGGCAAGATCCCGGAATTCAAGTTCTGCGCGGCGCGCGCCGAGCGTGCCGAGATGCGGGACGCGGCGGAGTAAGGCTCCGCCGTCGCTTGGCTGTGCACGCCGCCGGCGCCAATCTCGCTGTCGTCCCGGCGAACGCCGGGACCCATACCGCGTGATCTCTCAATGGTCGGCGGTCGTAGTCCCGGGCCACGAGTCTTCGCCAAACTGCTCCCTGGGGTTATGGGTCCCGGCGTTCGCCGGGACGACGCCGTGGGTGTGACGCTCATCTGGGCCCACACCGTCATTGCGAGCGCAGCGAAGCAATCCAGGCTGTCTTCGCGGCGAGATTCTGGATTGCTTCGTCGCTTCGCTCCTCGCAATGACGGTGCTAAACGTGCTCCATGTCCAAGGTCACCCCCGCCACTCGAGCACTTGATGCCGCCGGTGCCGCCTTCACCGTTCACGTCTACGATTACGATCCTGACGCCGAGAGCATCGGACTGCAGGCCGCAGCTGCGCTCGGCGAGGATCCCGCCCGCGTCCTGAAGACGCTGATGGCGCAGGTCGACGGCAAGCCGGTCTGCGTGGTCGTGCCGTCGGACCAGGAAGTCTCGATGAAGAAGCTAGCCCAAGCTGCGGGCGGCAAATCGGCGCAGATGATGAAGCCGCCCGAGGCCGAACGCGTCACCGGCTACAAGGTCGGCGGCATCAGCCCGTTCGGCCAGCGCAAACCGGTTCGCACCGTGATCGAGCAGCGCGCGCTCGCGCATGATCAGGTTTATCTCAACGGCGGTCAGCGCGGGCTGCAGGTGCGGCTGAGGCCGGCCGATGTGCGGGACGTCCTCAAGGCGGTCGTGGCGGATGTGCTGGCGTGACGGCAATCGGGTGGGAACATGAGATGGCCACGGCTGCCGTGGCTCGCGGTGCTGCTCGGTATTGCGCTTCCGGCTGACGCGCATGAGGTCAACCTCGTAACGGCGCGCGCGGCGCTGAGCCCCGATCGCACGGTGAGCATCGAGCTCGGATTGAAGGGCAGCGATGTCGATCGCCTGATTGGCACAAGGATTTATGACGCGAGACGGGATGCGGTCGATCCTGCCGCGGTCGAAGCGGCCAGGTCCGCCATCCTCGCCTATATGGGCGCGCACCTGGCTGTGACAGGCGGTGGCAGAGGCTGCTTGGCCACAGATGCAGCGATCCTGGCCGACGGCGACGGCATCGTCTATCGCCAGAGTTTTGCCTGCGCCGACGCCGCCGGCGACATCATCTATCGCTCCGCCGTGCTGACCGAGAAGGACCCGGCCGCGCGACAGATCGTGCTGATTGCGCAGGGCCGCTCGGAGGCGCAGGCCTTGCTCGACGCCGGCAATACGACAGTCACGCTCTCGACCGCGCCGCCGTCGCTGTGGTCGACCATGCAGCGCTACGTCCTCACCGGCATCGAGCATATCTTTCTCGGCTACGATCACGTCGCGTTCCTGATTGCCGTCGTGCTGTGGGCGAGACGGCTTCTTCCCGTCGTCAAGATCGTGACGGCCTTCACCGTGGCCCATTCGATCACCCTGTCGCTGGCCGCGCTCGATGT
It encodes:
- the fdhF gene encoding formate dehydrogenase subunit alpha, with translation MTKITFELDGKQVEAKPGETIWQVAKRQGREIPHLCYSPAPDYRPDGNCRACMVEIEGERVLAASCKRTPSVGMKVKTESARATAAQKMVMELLVADQPARETSHDPESKFWHWAESTGVTESRFPAAERWATDASHPAMRVNLDACIQCGLCVRACREVQVNDVIGMAYRSHGSKIVFDFDDPMGESTCVACGECVQACPTGALMPAVMLDEAQTRVTYADKKVDSLCPFCGVGCQVTYEVKDEKVIYAEGRDGPANHNRLCVKGRFGFDYIHHPHRLTKPLVRLPNAKKDANDQVDPANPFTHFREASWEEALDIAARGLVKIRDEKGVKALAGFGSAKGSNEEAYLFQKLVRTGFGSNNVDHCTRLCHASSVAALFEGLSSGAVSAPFAAAMDAEVIIVIGANPTVNHPVAATFIKNAVKQNGAKLFVMDPRRQTLSRHATKHLQFKPGSDVAMLNAMINTIITEGLTDDQYIAGYTEGFDDLKEKIKEFTPEKMEPICGIPAQTLREVARTYARAKSSIIFWGMGISQHVHGTDNARCLIALALITGQVGRPGTGLHPLRGQNNVQGASDAGLIPMFLPDYQPVSRDDLRGSFEKLWQQDLDPVRGLTVVEIMNAIHAGQITGMYIEGENPAMSDPDLQHARHALAMLDHLVVQDLFVTETAFHADVILPASAFAEKDGSFTNTDRRVQLARQVIKPPGDARQDLWIIQEIGKRMGLPWNYAGPGDVFTEMAELMPSLKNITWERLVREGAVTYPVDDPNKPGNEIIFTTGFPTASGRGKIVPAKVIPPDEIPDDEYPMVLSTGRVLEHWHTGSMTRRAQVLDQIEPEAVAFMSPKDMRKKKLTPGDFIRLETRRGAVEVKVRSDRDVPENMVFMPFCYAEAAANLLTNPALDPFGKIPEFKFCAARAERAEMRDAAE
- the ybaK gene encoding Cys-tRNA(Pro) deacylase, with the protein product MSKVTPATRALDAAGAAFTVHVYDYDPDAESIGLQAAAALGEDPARVLKTLMAQVDGKPVCVVVPSDQEVSMKKLAQAAGGKSAQMMKPPEAERVTGYKVGGISPFGQRKPVRTVIEQRALAHDQVYLNGGQRGLQVRLRPADVRDVLKAVVADVLA
- a CDS encoding HupE/UreJ family protein, whose protein sequence is MRWPRLPWLAVLLGIALPADAHEVNLVTARAALSPDRTVSIELGLKGSDVDRLIGTRIYDARRDAVDPAAVEAARSAILAYMGAHLAVTGGGRGCLATDAAILADGDGIVYRQSFACADAAGDIIYRSAVLTEKDPAARQIVLIAQGRSEAQALLDAGNTTVTLSTAPPSLWSTMQRYVLTGIEHIFLGYDHVAFLIAVVLWARRLLPVVKIVTAFTVAHSITLSLAALDVLVVPSRIVEPAIAASIVFVAVENFFSRDVDRRWRVALLFGLIHGFGFAGVLREIGLPPNAAVPALAAFNIGVEIGQVAIVAVALPMLGLLDRLTTADRTAPARAAGLVYTVSAVISLLGGYWLIARVFEA